A window from Vulpes vulpes isolate BD-2025 chromosome 9, VulVul3, whole genome shotgun sequence encodes these proteins:
- the PALM gene encoding paralemmin-1 isoform X1, with translation MEVLAAETTSQQERLQAIAEKRRRQAEVENKRRQLEDNRRQLQHLKSKALRERWLLEGTPSAASEGGEDMRRQMQEDEQKARLLEESICRLQKEIEVLEDAGPLPAAGDAPAAPSPAEAHKAEVLVDSQQAPAGTPKETRASNTPVRTAEGSTMMKAVVHAVDGTAENGIHPLSSSEVDELIHKADEVTLSEAGSTAGTAETRGASREPVQTTPSRREITGVQAQPGEATSGPPGIQPGQEPPVTMIFMGYQNVEDEAESQKVLGLQDTITAELVVIEDAAEPKEPAPPNGSAAEPPPTAGSREENQVGPEAPASDPQDLDTKKQRCKCCSIM, from the exons ATGGA GGTCCTGGCGGCAGAGACCACATCTCAGCAGGAGCGGCTCCAGGCCATTGCA GAGAAGCGGAGGCGGCAGGCCGAGGTGGAGAACAAGCGCCGGCAGCTGGAGGACAACCGACGGCAGCTGCAGCACCTGAAG tCCAAGGCGCTGCGGGAGCGCTGGCTGCTGGAGGGGACACCGTCGGCGGCGTCGGAGGGCGGTGAGGACATGCGGAGGCAGATGCAGGAGGACGAGCAGAAGGCGCGGCTGCTGGAGGAGTCCATCTGCAG GCTGCAGAAGGAGATCGAGGTGCTGGAGGACGCGGGCCCGCTGCCCGCCGCCGGGGACGCACCCGCCGCCCCGAGCCCCGCCGAGGCCCACAAGGCTGAGGTGCTCGTCGATTCTCAGCAG GCCCCGGCGGGCACACCCAAAG AGACACGAGCGTCCAACACCCCCGTGAGGACAGCTGAGGGCTCCACCATGATGAAGGCAG TGGTCCACGCCGTGGACGGTACCGCGGAGAACGGGATCCACCCGCTGAGCTCCTCCGAGGTGGACGAGCTCATCCACAAGGCCGACGAGGTCACGCTGAGCGAGGCGGGGTCCACGGCCGGGACAGCAGAGACCCGGGGGGCGTCCAGGGAGCCCGTGCAGACCACACCGTCCAGGCGGGAGATCACGGGCGTGCAGGCGCAGCCGGGAGAGGCCACGTCGGGGCCGCCGGGCATCCAGCCTGGCCAGGAGCCCCCCGTCACCATGATCTTCATGGGTTACCAGAACGTGGAGGACGAGGCCGAGAGCCAGAAGGTGCTGGGGCTGCAGGACACCATCACGGCGGAGCTGGTGGTCATCGAGGACGCCGCGGAGCCCAAGGAGCCCGCGCCCCCCAACGGCAGCGCCGCAGAGCCCCCCCCGACCGCGGGCTCCAGGGAAGAGAACCAGGTGGGGCCCGAGGCCCCGGCCAGCGACCCCCAGGACCTCGACACGAAGAAGCAGCGCTGTAAATGCTGCTCCATCATGTGA
- the PALM gene encoding paralemmin-1 isoform X2 — protein sequence MEVLAAETTSQQERLQAIAEKRRRQAEVENKRRQLEDNRRQLQHLKSKALRERWLLEGTPSAASEGGEDMRRQMQEDEQKARLLEESICRLQKEIEVLEDAGPLPAAGDAPAAPSPAEAHKAEVLVDSQQAPAGTPKETRASNTPVRTAEGSTMMKAAMYSVEITVEKDKVTGETRVLSSTTLLPREPLPQGIKVYEDETKVVHAVDGTAENGIHPLSSSEVDELIHKADEVTLSEAGSTAGTAETRGASREPVQTTPSRREITGVQAQPGEATSGPPGIQPGQEPPVTMIFMGYQNVEDEAESQKVLGLQDTITAELVVIEDAAEPKEPAPPNGSAAEPPPTAGSREENQVGPEAPASDPQDLDTKKQRCKCCSIM from the exons ATGGA GGTCCTGGCGGCAGAGACCACATCTCAGCAGGAGCGGCTCCAGGCCATTGCA GAGAAGCGGAGGCGGCAGGCCGAGGTGGAGAACAAGCGCCGGCAGCTGGAGGACAACCGACGGCAGCTGCAGCACCTGAAG tCCAAGGCGCTGCGGGAGCGCTGGCTGCTGGAGGGGACACCGTCGGCGGCGTCGGAGGGCGGTGAGGACATGCGGAGGCAGATGCAGGAGGACGAGCAGAAGGCGCGGCTGCTGGAGGAGTCCATCTGCAG GCTGCAGAAGGAGATCGAGGTGCTGGAGGACGCGGGCCCGCTGCCCGCCGCCGGGGACGCACCCGCCGCCCCGAGCCCCGCCGAGGCCCACAAGGCTGAGGTGCTCGTCGATTCTCAGCAG GCCCCGGCGGGCACACCCAAAG AGACACGAGCGTCCAACACCCCCGTGAGGACAGCTGAGGGCTCCACCATGATGAAGGCAG CCATGTACTCGGTCGAGATCACGGTGGAGAAGGACAAGGTGACGGGGGAGACGCGGGTGCTGTCCAGCACCACCTTGCTCCCCCGGGAGCCGCTCCCTCAGGGCATCAAGGTCTACGAAGACGAGACCAAAG TGGTCCACGCCGTGGACGGTACCGCGGAGAACGGGATCCACCCGCTGAGCTCCTCCGAGGTGGACGAGCTCATCCACAAGGCCGACGAGGTCACGCTGAGCGAGGCGGGGTCCACGGCCGGGACAGCAGAGACCCGGGGGGCGTCCAGGGAGCCCGTGCAGACCACACCGTCCAGGCGGGAGATCACGGGCGTGCAGGCGCAGCCGGGAGAGGCCACGTCGGGGCCGCCGGGCATCCAGCCTGGCCAGGAGCCCCCCGTCACCATGATCTTCATGGGTTACCAGAACGTGGAGGACGAGGCCGAGAGCCAGAAGGTGCTGGGGCTGCAGGACACCATCACGGCGGAGCTGGTGGTCATCGAGGACGCCGCGGAGCCCAAGGAGCCCGCGCCCCCCAACGGCAGCGCCGCAGAGCCCCCCCCGACCGCGGGCTCCAGGGAAGAGAACCAGGTGGGGCCCGAGGCCCCGGCCAGCGACCCCCAGGACCTCGACACGAAGAAGCAGCGCTGTAAATGCTGCTCCATCATGTGA
- the MISP gene encoding mitotic interactor and substrate of PLK1: MDRVTRYPIFSIPHSPRLAGLAPDEDASYTFEVLDVAPEASGWGQDRPPAWPTDREAWPSTARTGASLPGRPSPWTVSGKADGEEEVMAFRRDARDAQARRPRDLERERRAVIQDQALRKSSTVATLHGAPGPQDPRDSSQAPSGPPGDDAVDREQIDFLAARQQFLSLEQASAGGALHPPTRVTPTRAPRGASQAPRPPSGLFLANGYVVPPKPQEREVVLEEKSESSPPAASGARAAGDPGSPDQGGTPELPTETPIEREIRLAQEREADLRERRGLPQAHAQQELVQVPSRPLLTRVGLLPAPRRERGRPSLYVQRDLAQETQREEAHRQGLQSRRGAASPGAQPGLRRARSSDSVLDEPGKVSRSPPEPSPPYLRPGSPPPASPASQAPGPTRGAPAGEAARARTPLSGPSGKPWGARQRSSRPPSEPPRTHGAVIPWEYFHLSPLRFRVPDAPPPEAARARGWDRGSALASRLQRSGSSELLDREVESVLRREREVVAERRSALFPEVFSPPAEDEDQEPGSRSSSAASGVTGRYSVSEAHFSSPVQLHSGLVWTVDSPAQAAPGQRKKEQRYASINSLDRIDSEVLEATRVTHHKNAMAQRWEAGIFSKD; the protein is encoded by the exons ATGGACCGCGTGACCAGATACCCCATCTTCAGCATCCCTCACTCGCCCCGCCTGGCTGGCCTGGCCCCCGATGAAGACGCCAGCTACACGTTTGAGGTGCTGGATGTGGCGCCCGAGGCCAGTGGCTGGGGCCAGGACAGGCCACCGGCGTGGCCCACTGACCGAGAGGCCTGGCCGAGCACGGCCAGGACTGGGGCGTCCCTCCCGGGCCGGCCGTCGCCGTGGACGGTCTCCGGGAAGGCTGACGGCGAGGAGGAGGTGATGGCCTTCCGCCGGGACGCAAGGGACGCCCAGGCTCGACGGCCGCGGGACCTGGAGCGGGAGCGCCGGGCGGTCATCCAGGACCAAGCCCTCCGGAAGAGCAGCACGGTGGCCACGCTCCATGGCGCCCCCGGCCCGCAGGACCCCCGGGACTCCAGCCAAGCCCCGTCGGGGCCCCCGGGGGACGACGCAGTGGACAGGGAGCAGATTGACTTCCTGGCAGCCAGGCAGCAGTTCCTGAGTCTGGAGCAGGCCAGTGCGGGGGGCGCGCTCCACCCTCCGACCCGGGTGACCCCCACACGAGCCCCCCGGggggccagccaggccccccggccccccagcggGCTGTTCCTGGCCAACGGGTACGTGGTCCCGCCGAAGCCCCAGGAGAGGGAGGTGGTCCTGGAAGAGAAGAGCGAGAGCAGCCCGCCTGCTGCCTCTGGTGCCCGGGCTGCGGGTGACCCCGGCTCCCCGGACCAAGGGGGGACCCCAGAGCTCCCCACGGAGACCCCCATCGAGCGGGAGATCCGGCTGGCCCAGGAGCGGGAAGCGGACCTGCGGGAGCGGAGGGGGCTGCCGCAGGCCCACGCCCAGCAGGAGCTGGTGCAGGTCCCCAGCCGGCCGCTGCTGACCAGGGtgggcctcctccccgccccccggcgcgAGCGAGGGCGCCCGTCCCTCTACGTGCAGCGGGACTTGGCGCAGGAGACGCAGCGGGAGGAGGCCCACCGGCAGGGGCTGCAGAGCAGGCGGGGCGCGGCCTCCCCGGGGGCGCAGCCCGGGCTCCGCAGAGCGCGCAGCTCAGACTCCGTCCTGGATGAGCCCGGGAAGGTGAGCCGCTCCCCGCCGGAGCCCTCCCCGCCCTACCTgcgccccgggagccccccgCCCGCGTCCCCGGCCTCGCAGGCGCCAGGCCCGACCCGTGGGGCGCCGGCGGGGGAGGCCGCGCGCGCCCGGACGCCTCTCTCGGGACCCTCCGGAAAGCCCTGGGGCGCgaggcagaggagcagcaggcCCCCCTCGGAGCCCCCGCGCACCCACGGGGCGGTCATCCCCTGGGAGTACTTCCACCTGAGTCCCCTGCGGTTCCGGGTTCCCGACGCGCCCCCGCCGGAGGCCGCCCGCGCCCGAGGCTGGGACCGGGGCTCCGCGCTGGCGTCGAGGCTGCAGAGGTCCGGGTCGTCGGAGCTGCTGGACAGGGAGGTGGAGAGCGTCCTGCGGCGCGAGCGGGAGGTGGTGGCAGAGCGGCGGAGCGCGCTGTTCCCGGAGGTCTTCTCCCCGCCGGCCGAGGATGAGGACCAGGAGCCGGGCTCCAGGAGCTCCTCCGCGGCCTCGG GCGTCACCGGCCGCTACTCCGTGTCCGAGGCCCACTTCTCCAGCCCCGTCCAGCTGCACTCCGGCCTCGTGTGGACGGTAGACAGCCCTGCCCAGGCTGCtcctgggcagaggaagaaggagcagcGG TACGCCAGCATCAACTCCCTAGACCGCATCGACTCGGAG GTGCTGGAAGCCACGCGGGTGACCCACCACAAGAACGCCATGGCACAGCGCTGGGAAGCGGGCATCTTCAGCAAGGACTGA